From one Caminicella sporogenes DSM 14501 genomic stretch:
- a CDS encoding DHH family phosphoesterase, whose amino-acid sequence MNNYYLELFEGRKNIIILPHILPDGDTIGSSIALFYALKKLEKRVYIILNDKLPSNLKFLNANSKIITTEDFEKLSIKPDLIITVDSSDTDRLGDRAYLLDLCSEVLNIDHHSTNTNYGKYNLVNSKAAACGEIIYELLKKLKIYIDKNIATALYVALSTDTGSFKYSNTTPLTLRIAADLIEKGIDFSFINTELYQNKPINKIKLLSDVLNSLELHFDGKLAVIYVTNDMLKKNKIDISDTDGIIEYARDIEGVNIAVLLKEFSDNTIKVSLRSKYDFDVSIIAKKFGGGGHKKAAGCTIYDTIDNAKNILLNTFRENFR is encoded by the coding sequence ATGAATAATTATTATTTAGAGTTGTTTGAGGGAAGAAAGAATATCATAATTCTTCCCCATATTCTTCCTGATGGAGATACGATAGGTTCATCTATAGCTTTATTTTATGCATTAAAAAAGCTAGAAAAAAGAGTATATATAATTTTAAATGATAAACTGCCATCAAATTTAAAATTTTTAAATGCAAATAGTAAAATAATAACTACAGAAGATTTTGAAAAGTTAAGTATTAAACCAGATTTGATAATAACTGTAGACAGCAGTGATACAGATAGATTAGGAGATAGAGCATATTTATTAGACTTATGCAGTGAAGTTTTAAATATTGACCACCACAGTACAAATACTAACTATGGAAAATACAATTTAGTTAATTCAAAAGCTGCAGCATGTGGAGAAATTATATATGAGTTGCTTAAAAAATTAAAAATATATATAGATAAAAACATTGCAACTGCTCTTTATGTTGCTTTATCCACAGATACAGGCAGTTTTAAATACAGTAATACTACTCCTTTAACTTTAAGAATAGCAGCTGACTTAATAGAAAAAGGTATAGATTTTTCATTTATTAATACAGAACTTTATCAAAACAAACCAATAAATAAAATAAAATTGTTGTCAGACGTCTTAAATAGTTTAGAATTACATTTTGATGGCAAACTAGCAGTAATATATGTAACGAATGATATGCTTAAAAAAAATAAAATTGATATATCAGATACTGATGGTATTATTGAATATGCAAGAGATATTGAAGGTGTAAATATTGCAGTACTTTTAAAGGAATTTTCAGATAATACCATTAAAGTCAGTTTGCGTTCAAAATATGATTTTGATGTTTCCATAATTGCTAAAAAATTTGGTGGTGGAGGACATAAAAAAGCTGCTGGCTGTACTATTTATGATACTATTGATAATGCAAAAAATATATTACTAAATACATTTAGAGAAAATTTCAGGTGA
- the rbfA gene encoding 30S ribosome-binding factor RbfA: protein MRYARTNRISEEIKKIVSSIIMNQLKDPRISKLTSITHVDTTNDLRYTNIYISIFDDSVDKNETIEALNNAKGYIRRELGKHLKVRYTPEPIFKLDESIEHGVYMSKLIEKVNKNSSVQEVDENE from the coding sequence ATGAGATATGCAAGAACTAATAGAATATCTGAAGAAATAAAAAAAATAGTTAGTAGTATAATCATGAATCAGTTAAAAGACCCTAGAATATCTAAACTAACTAGTATAACACATGTTGATACAACTAATGATTTAAGATATACAAATATTTATATAAGTATATTTGATGATAGTGTAGATAAAAATGAAACTATTGAAGCTTTAAATAATGCAAAAGGATATATAAGAAGAGAATTGGGAAAACATTTAAAAGTTAGATATACACCCGAACCTATTTTTAAACTTGATGAGTCAATAGAACATGGTGTATATATGAGTAAATTAATAGAAAAAGTAAATAAAAATTCTTCTGTTCAGGAAGTTGATGAAAATGAATAA
- the infB gene encoding translation initiation factor IF-2 produces the protein MSKIRVYQLAKKLGITSKELISKLGEFGLEVANHMSTIENEDANVIIEFYESEKEEKNGSKNTKKNNKEKKQSENKDKNKEEKIEKSDNANDNELIIKLEKTITVKDLADKLSKNANEIIMKLMNLGVMAALNQEIDFDTAEIVASEYGYTAVLEKNDNSDDEFEEEEDNPEDLVKRAPIVTVMGHVDHGKTSLLDAIRKTKVTAGEAGGITQHIGASEVDINGEKIVFLDTPGHEAFTSLRARGAQITDIAVLVVAADDGVMPQTIEAINHAKAADVPIIVAINKIDKPDANPDRVKQELAEHGVLIEEWGGDVVCVPVSALKGEGIDQLLEMILLVAEMRELKANPNRKAVGTIIESKLDKGRGPVATVIVQKGTLNVGDSIIAGATYGRVRAMINDKGNRIKKAGPSTAVEILGLSDVPEAGDKFRVVKDDKTARQIAEKRQQEIREKSLKATQKVTLEDLFEHIQQGKVKDLNIIVKADAQGSVEAIKQSLAKLSNDEVRINVIHGAVGTITESDILLASASNAIVIGFNVRPSSSVTRLAETENIELKTYRIIYEAIDDIEAAMKGMLEPEFKEVVLGKIEVRATFKVPNVGTIAGGYVLEGKVTRNSNVRLVRDGIVIYEGKISSLKRFKDDVKEVASGYECGIGLENYNDIKEGDIIETYIIEEVKKS, from the coding sequence GTGTCAAAAATTAGAGTCTATCAATTAGCTAAAAAGTTAGGAATTACAAGTAAAGAATTGATTTCTAAATTAGGTGAATTTGGACTTGAAGTTGCCAATCACATGAGTACTATAGAAAATGAAGATGCAAATGTTATCATAGAGTTTTATGAATCTGAAAAAGAAGAAAAAAATGGTAGTAAAAATACAAAGAAAAATAATAAAGAAAAAAAACAATCTGAAAATAAAGATAAAAATAAAGAAGAAAAAATTGAAAAATCAGATAATGCAAATGACAACGAATTAATAATAAAATTGGAAAAAACTATAACAGTTAAAGATTTAGCTGATAAACTCAGTAAAAATGCAAATGAAATAATAATGAAATTAATGAATTTAGGAGTAATGGCAGCATTAAATCAGGAAATAGATTTTGATACTGCTGAAATAGTTGCTTCAGAATATGGCTATACAGCCGTATTGGAAAAAAATGATAATTCTGATGATGAATTCGAGGAAGAAGAGGATAATCCAGAAGATTTAGTTAAACGTGCTCCAATAGTAACAGTTATGGGACATGTCGACCACGGTAAGACTTCACTACTTGATGCAATTAGAAAAACTAAGGTTACTGCTGGTGAAGCTGGTGGAATAACTCAACATATAGGAGCATCTGAAGTTGATATAAATGGTGAAAAAATCGTATTTTTGGATACTCCGGGGCATGAAGCTTTTACTTCACTTCGTGCTAGAGGAGCACAAATAACTGATATTGCAGTTTTAGTTGTTGCCGCTGATGATGGTGTTATGCCTCAAACTATTGAAGCAATAAACCATGCTAAAGCTGCTGATGTTCCTATAATAGTTGCTATTAATAAAATTGACAAACCAGATGCAAATCCTGATAGAGTTAAACAAGAACTTGCCGAACATGGAGTTTTAATAGAAGAATGGGGCGGAGATGTAGTTTGTGTACCTGTTTCTGCTTTGAAAGGTGAAGGCATTGACCAATTACTAGAAATGATATTATTAGTAGCTGAGATGAGAGAGTTAAAAGCAAATCCAAATAGAAAAGCGGTAGGAACGATAATTGAATCTAAACTTGATAAGGGTAGAGGACCAGTAGCTACTGTTATTGTGCAAAAAGGAACTCTTAATGTAGGCGATTCTATAATTGCCGGTGCTACTTATGGAAGAGTTAGAGCTATGATTAATGATAAAGGAAATAGAATAAAAAAAGCAGGTCCATCTACTGCTGTAGAAATTTTAGGTTTATCTGACGTTCCTGAAGCTGGTGACAAATTTAGAGTAGTAAAAGATGATAAAACTGCTAGACAAATAGCTGAAAAACGTCAGCAGGAAATAAGGGAGAAATCTTTAAAAGCTACTCAAAAAGTTACACTAGAAGACCTCTTTGAACACATTCAGCAGGGTAAAGTAAAAGATTTAAATATTATTGTCAAAGCAGATGCTCAAGGTTCTGTAGAAGCTATAAAACAGTCATTAGCTAAACTGAGCAATGATGAAGTAAGAATAAATGTTATACATGGAGCAGTTGGAACTATAACTGAATCAGATATTTTACTTGCTTCTGCATCAAATGCAATAGTTATAGGATTTAATGTCAGACCATCATCAAGTGTTACAAGATTAGCTGAAACAGAAAATATAGAACTTAAGACTTATAGAATTATTTATGAAGCTATTGATGACATAGAAGCTGCTATGAAAGGTATGTTAGAACCTGAGTTTAAAGAAGTTGTGCTAGGAAAAATTGAAGTAAGAGCTACATTTAAAGTACCTAATGTTGGTACAATAGCAGGAGGCTATGTACTAGAAGGTAAAGTAACTAGAAATTCAAATGTAAGATTAGTTAGAGACGGTATTGTTATATATGAAGGTAAAATATCATCTTTAAAAAGATTTAAAGATGATGTGAAAGAAGTAGCTTCTGGATATGAATGTGGTATAGGTCTTGAAAATTACAATGACATTAAAGAAGGAGATATTATAGAAACTTATATTATTGAAGAGGTAAAAAAATCTTAA
- a CDS encoding L7Ae/L30e/S12e/Gadd45 family ribosomal protein has protein sequence MKNKIYSLLGFAQKSKNLFSGENTCEIYIKKKVIKLIIIAEDASHNTLKKMINLCNSNGIPYIIFGNRDMLSKSIGKINRTVFGIKDENFAKKILEIAELLNIERSV, from the coding sequence ATGAAAAATAAGATATATTCTCTATTAGGATTTGCACAAAAATCTAAAAATCTGTTTTCTGGCGAAAACACATGTGAAATATATATAAAAAAGAAAGTTATAAAATTAATAATTATTGCAGAAGATGCTTCTCACAACACTTTAAAAAAAATGATTAATCTGTGCAATTCAAACGGTATACCATATATTATATTTGGAAATCGTGATATGCTTTCTAAATCAATAGGTAAAATTAACAGAACTGTTTTCGGCATTAAAGATGAAAACTTTGCAAAGAAGATATTAGAGATAGCCGAGCTATTAAACATTGAAAGAAGTGTTTAA
- the rnpM gene encoding RNase P modulator RnpM, with amino-acid sequence MMKKKKIPLRKCVGCFEQKPKKELIRIVRNKEGEIKIDFTGKAHGRGAYICPQKECFEKMQKKNALARAFGVEVPSDIYEQLIEELNKNEK; translated from the coding sequence ATGATGAAAAAAAAGAAAATACCTCTTCGTAAATGCGTAGGTTGTTTTGAACAAAAACCTAAAAAAGAGCTTATAAGAATAGTAAGAAATAAAGAAGGTGAAATTAAAATAGATTTTACAGGAAAAGCTCACGGTAGAGGAGCATATATTTGTCCGCAAAAAGAATGTTTTGAAAAAATGCAAAAGAAAAATGCACTTGCTAGAGCATTTGGAGTAGAAGTTCCTTCAGATATTTACGAACAATTAATAGAGGAGCTAAATAAAAATGAAAAATAA
- the nusA gene encoding transcription termination factor NusA: protein MKNELLEALEQLEKEKGISKETLLEAIEAALITAYKKNFGSAQNVKITIDRENGDVHVYSRKQVVENVENELFEISLEDAKKIDPNYEIDDIIEKEVTPKNFGRIAAQTAKQVVVQRIREAERAVIYEEFVNRESEIVTGTIQRISKGIVYINLGKTEAILLPNEQIQNEVYTQGSRIKTYIVEVKKTTKGPQILVSRTHPGLVKRLFELEVPEIHDGIVEIKSISREAGSRTKIAVYSSDLDVDPVGACVGQKGARVQNIVDELRGEKIDIIKWSENPSEFISNSLSPSKVEKVIINEEEKSALVIVPDYQLSLAIGKEGQNARLAAKLTGWKIDIKSLSQFEESLVE from the coding sequence GTGAAAAATGAATTACTAGAAGCTCTTGAGCAACTTGAAAAAGAAAAAGGTATATCTAAAGAAACTCTCCTAGAAGCTATTGAAGCAGCTTTAATTACTGCTTATAAAAAGAATTTTGGTTCTGCTCAAAATGTTAAAATTACAATAGATAGAGAAAATGGGGATGTTCATGTCTATTCTAGAAAACAGGTAGTTGAAAATGTAGAAAATGAGCTATTTGAAATAAGCTTAGAAGATGCAAAAAAGATTGACCCAAATTACGAAATAGATGACATAATTGAAAAAGAAGTTACTCCTAAAAACTTTGGAAGAATAGCAGCTCAAACTGCAAAACAAGTTGTCGTTCAGAGAATTAGAGAAGCAGAAAGAGCTGTTATTTATGAAGAATTTGTAAATAGAGAAAGTGAAATAGTAACTGGAACTATTCAAAGAATCAGCAAGGGAATTGTTTATATAAATTTAGGAAAAACTGAAGCTATACTACTTCCAAATGAACAGATACAAAATGAAGTATATACTCAAGGTAGCAGAATAAAAACGTACATAGTAGAAGTAAAGAAAACTACTAAAGGACCTCAAATTTTAGTATCTAGAACTCATCCGGGATTAGTAAAAAGGCTTTTTGAATTAGAAGTTCCAGAAATACATGATGGTATAGTAGAAATAAAAAGCATATCTAGGGAAGCTGGTTCTAGGACAAAGATTGCTGTTTATTCATCTGATTTAGATGTTGACCCTGTTGGAGCATGTGTTGGACAGAAAGGGGCTAGAGTTCAAAATATTGTAGATGAGTTAAGAGGAGAAAAAATAGATATAATAAAATGGAGCGAAAACCCTTCAGAATTTATTTCAAATTCTCTAAGCCCATCAAAAGTAGAAAAAGTTATAATTAATGAAGAAGAAAAATCAGCTTTAGTTATTGTACCAGATTATCAATTATCGCTGGCAATAGGTAAAGAAGGTCAGAATGCTAGATTAGCTGCTAAACTAACAGGTTGGAAAATTGATATTAAAAGTTTGAGTCAGTTTGAAGAATCATTAGTTGAATAA
- the rimP gene encoding ribosome maturation factor RimP, with product MQKKRVVDIVEELIVPFTEDKNLDLVDIEFVKEGQHRYLRVYLDKEGGLSLDDCQEASEYLSKKLDELDPIKESYFLEVSSPGIDRPLKRDKDFEKYKGELVEVRLYHPMDGQKIFEGKLLGLENNKIIIDIEKKGSISIPRDKVSLVKLLINFD from the coding sequence TTGCAAAAAAAACGTGTAGTTGATATAGTTGAGGAACTAATAGTTCCTTTTACTGAAGATAAAAATTTGGATTTAGTTGATATAGAATTTGTAAAAGAAGGACAGCATAGATATTTAAGGGTATATCTTGACAAGGAAGGAGGTTTATCCTTAGATGATTGTCAAGAAGCAAGTGAATATCTAAGTAAAAAGTTAGATGAATTAGATCCAATTAAGGAAAGTTATTTTTTAGAAGTATCTTCACCTGGAATAGATAGACCTTTAAAACGTGATAAAGATTTTGAAAAATATAAAGGTGAATTGGTAGAAGTTAGACTTTATCATCCTATGGATGGTCAAAAAATATTTGAAGGTAAATTACTTGGTTTAGAAAATAACAAAATAATTATTGATATAGAAAAAAAAGGTTCTATTTCAATACCAAGAGATAAAGTATCTCTTGTGAAACTTTTAATCAATTTTGATTAG